GCAGCGCGTCCAAAAGTACAAACAGCTGACGATTTTACGATTAGTAACTCCCAACACCGAACTTTTAACCAGGGGCGATGTCAACCATTTAGAATCATCTCTAAATCACTGTCGCGTTCTCGAAGCCGACGACTTAGAGCAAGCATCATTGCTAGCCCGGATTTGGCGACCAAATGTCATTTTACTGGAGCGGGCGATCTGCGAACCCCTCGATTTCCTGCAACAGTTGACCGAGTATCCAAGCTTGGCAGATTTACCCATCGTGACGCTAGATGCCGCGATCGCGCAAGTTGCGAGTCAAATAGAGCAACTCAATATATTTCCTTGTTTGACAAATCCGCCAGAGCCATCGGCTGAAATGTTGCTATCCGTTCTGCATGTGGCAGCAGGCGTGAGTTGGGAATATAGCGTGTTAGTTTTAGATATTGCTAATTTGGACGATTTGTCTGACGAACACAGCTACAATACTCAAGCTTCTGCCGTATCGTTGCGGGCGGAATGGTTGCAAGCTTTAATTCAATATTTGCAAACGGCTGGTTTTCGCGTCGTGATGCCGCATACTTGGGAAGAAGTGCAGCAGCAAATTCAACAACAAAACGTCGATCTGATGCTCGTTTGTTTGGGAGAGATGCAACAAGTCGAGAAAGCTTGCACGGCGATCGCAACTTTAGAGCAGCAGAAATTACCACCTATCATCGCTATGGAGCGATTATTTACCCAAAATGAAGTGAGAGAGCAATTTCCCGCTTACTTGGAGTCAGAGGGGCGATCGCTGCCTTCAGAGCAAATGCACAATTTGGGTAACGCGAACGCCGCATCCGATTTGGAGTCGATCGAGCGCGCTTTGGGGGCGATCGCAACTAAAGTTTTGCCTTCCTCTATCTCTATGGAAGAGTTATTAAACAATATTCATCAAACTCTGTTGGCTCACCCTGTAGAAAAGGATTGAGCGTACAGAGGAAGGCAACATTGAGAAACGCGATCGCGAATAAATGCAAATGGATGCAACGCGATCGTAAAATTTGTATTGATTTGTAAAAATATTTGTTAAAAGATCGTACTACTTTGCCAGAGTCAATTATACGGAGTGGTGCGGTGAATTTATAACTGGCAGTACTTCTCGGGCTAAAAAGTTAATAATGCAACGGTACGAACAATAGGAAATATCGACTAGAACGAACGCGATTGAGCGAGGTCGCGAATCAAAGACGTTTTCCCGCGCAAGTATGTACTCACATTCGCGATCGCTTCTCCATCCAAGGGCTGCTTGTTGTCAAGTTCTGCGATCAAGTGCGAGACCAGTTCTGAGTCACTCAGTCTGAGTAAAATGCTGCTTTGAGTATCTTCTACCGCAGACCATAGCTGCCGTAGGATGTTTGAATTCATGTTGCGGGTTTCGGTTGCGTACATAACAAATAAAAAATTAAGGTTTTCTTTAGACTTTCTTTAGAATAGCTCATTGCCTTTTCCAGAAAACAGAAGTTGAAACATTGCTACACATAAACTCTAGCGTCTACAGAGATTCCGTAATGTTTGCAGATATGTACGCAATTTTACTCTGTCGGTAGAGGCAAAATCTCCGTAACCGTAGATCTACCCAAAGCTAGAAAGTCGGTGGGCATTGCCCACCATCAATCATTCCTGCGGTACTTGTGCTATTAACCTTTCCTTATCCAACCTCCGCTTTTTAGCGTAAAGTTGAATTGTTGCTGCCATTGCCACAATCATGCCGAAAATTGCCCAAACGGTAGCATTTGTAGGTAGGTTATTTTTGAACACAGCTAGCAAGACAATCGCCACTAACATCACAGTTGGGGCTTCATTCAACGCCCGTAATTGCTGACTGCTCCACTTACACTCATTTTTTTCTAACTGTCGCATCAGCCGTTTGCAGTAATGGTGATAGCCCAATAGCAGCACAACAAAGGCTAACTTGACGTGCAACCATCCCTGTTTTAGGACTTCCGGTTCCGTCGTCAGTAGTCCAATTGCCATTGCAACTGTCACCAGCATCCCAGGAGTGGTAATAATGCTATACAGTCGCTTTTCCATCAATTGATACTGATTTTTGAGAATCGTACGGGCAGGTTCCGGCTGTTCGTCAGCCTCGACATGATAGATAAATAGCCGCACCAAGTAAAATAACCCAGCGAACCAAACAACAATGCCGACGAGATGAAACGCTTTAAACCAAAAATAAGCCATGATCCCAATTTTGGATGTTGAATTTTAGACTTTGGATGTTATACCATTTCAGATCTTTGCGCTTTTGCGTCTCGGCGTGACATTAAATCCAACAAAATTTACGCTTGTCGCCACGCGCCATGAAAACCCATCGGTACGACGCTAGGTAATTCCAATCTACAAACGGGTGGTGCATCCAAGCGATCGCTATTGAAAATCCAGACCTCACTGCGATCGCGATTCCCGTCATAGACTACTGTGACGATCCAACCAGAGGCGGGATTTTGCGGATCGGGAGCAAAAATAGGCTCCATGGGATAGCAATTTTCGCCAAAATCCGCAATCGTCAGAGATTGAGTTTGGGAGTCAAATTTAGCGATCGCGCTAAACAATTCTGCACCAATATTTACACCAGGACGATGAACGGAGAGAAAAGTAGGAGAAGCAGCTTGCCCAATTAAATGAGGTAATCCGATCGGAAATTCACAATCGCGATCTAAAATTTGCTCGATCGCCGTCACCTTACCCAATTTCGGATTCAAATAAACTCGCGATAAACTACTGGGTGCAGGTGTATGAGTTTGTCCCGTTGCCACTTCCTTTAAATATTGATTGGTTTGAAAGTCTTCATACCGCACCAAATCCACGACAATCGTACCGCTAGGATCGACGTAACCGTTAGCAAAATGCCATTGATACCAAGGTTCGGTTTCGCCACGACTGACAAGGGTAAGGGTTTCGCGATCGAATATGAGAAACTGAGTCCCGAGTTGAGGCTGCCATTCGATCGCATCGCTGTAGCAACTCAAGCCTAACAGCACGGGTAACGCATTTACCCTGACTGGAGGCACGAAAAAGACTAAGTATTGTCCTGCCAAGACGAAATCATGAACGATCGGCACGCCATCTAAGGCAAATGCAGCTTTTTGCAGAATTTTACCCGTGCGATCGCTTTTATAAAGATTCAGTTTGGCGTTAATTCCAGGGCTAATCCCAAAGTTGAAAATTTCTCCTGTGTGCGGATCGCGCTTGTAATGGGCAGAGTAAGGTAAACCATTACTTAATCCCGATAAATTATCCTCGCCTTTTGTCTCCAAAGTCTGCAAGTCTAAGGCGTGCGGTTTACCACCTTCCCACAATGCTAAGAGTTTATCTGGTAAAGGTAAAACAGAGGTATTTGCCACATTTTTTATTGGCTTCAACCATCGATTCCAGAATGCACCTGGGGCTGTCATTCCATAGTTACCATAAAGCAGGCGATTCGCGGTAGCTTCTTCTTGGTAGCCAGCAGTTTGTACGTAGCGGTATGAGGCGATGGCAGATCCCCCCTTGCCCCCTTTAGAAAGGGGGGAATTAGAATTAAAATAAACGGCGAGAATTGCCCCATCACCATCAAACCAATGTCCCATCCGCATTCCATCCCGTTCTAATCTGGCGGGACCATTGCGATAAAGAGTTCCGCGTAAATTAGAGGGGATTTCTCCAGCGATGACAGGTAGGGGAGTGGGAGAAAATTCTGTTGCGGGTTGGGCGATCGCTTTTGCCCAAGCTTTCTTTGTGGAAGGTCTTGTAGTTGTCTGCATCAATAGTAAGTGGTGCGTGGTGCGTGGTGCGTGAAATACTTCTGACGCTAGAAATATACTCCGTCGCGTGTCTCAGAACTTAAGTTGTATGTTTCTATTTATATAGTCGTGACAATGCCAGGGCGATCGCTCATCCTAAAGACAGTTATCAGTTGTCAGTTATTCATAGCGATTCTCATTATGATGGAATACATTCGTAGGGGCGCACAGCTGTGCGCCCCTACAGATCTTGTATCTCACCCAATTGAAAAAGGCTATCAGTTGTCAATGGAAGCATCACTCGTCACCAGTAACGCTTCCACTCACAAACAACCAATTAAGGAACTGAGAGAGGCTCAACTTAGTCTGTTTGTGGGGGAACTCAATTTAACAATTGTTTTTGTGTATCTTATTACATTTGCTCTGAGATGCCTTACTCTCCTGGCAGAACGATAATTCTATGGTCGCTGATTGGTTTTGCATCTACCACGGTTATTGCTGGTATCGTACTAAGTATCTGGCGTTGGGTGCAACCTTGCCCAGTCGGGGAAAAAAGATTTTGGGCGAATTGCTATCGAGACTTGCAGGCACAACCGCTGAAAATTGGAGTGAGTGCTACCTCTCCAATAGAAGATTATCGGGCTTTGGCGACCCATTTACAGGAGCAATTAGGCGTTCGGGTAGTAGTCGATCGCCATACGCCTTTTCCAGAAATTCGCGATCGCCTCGATCTCAAAGATTGGGATATTGCTTTTACTGGTTCTCCAGTACTTTCAATAGCAGCTGAGGATAATAACTACACTGGCATGGCTGTAATGTACCCCGACCGACCACTTTACGATCGAGCAGCTTTATTTGTGAAAGCTGATAGTAAGATTAAATCTATTGCCGATATCCAACCAAACACGACAATTGCTTTAGGTAGTTCCGCATCAGCCCTAACTTTTCTCATTCCAATTTATGCTTTATATGGCAAAACACTTAAAATTGGCAGAGGTTATCATCCTAGAGAAGCGATAAATTTAGTTAAGACTGGAAAAATTGATATTGGTGCTGGTCTGTATACCGCAATTAAAGACGACTCAGCATTACGATTTATCTATATTAGTCAGCCAATTCCTGGTGTGGGAGTTTATTTATCGCCCCAGCTTTTGAATTTCGATCGAGAGTTAATCAAAATAGCCATGCTCAACGCCAATTCAGAAATTAAATCTCAAGCTAAATATACTGCGGTTCAGACTCCTGATTATAGCGAACTCAGAAAAATTATCGCTAGAGCTGAAGAGGTTGCTAGCTGCCTCAAATCCAATCAAAATTACTTTAATTGGCAAGTTCCGATTCAATTATTTTGTCATAACTTTTCTAAGTCATAACAATGTCTGAATCTCCCAATAAGTTAATCGCGATCGCCCGTGAAGTTCGAGCCACAGAGAGCAAACTGTCATTGATACCAGAAACGACAGGCTCGCAATTTTTAATCCAGCCAAATAGCGCAAAAGTTTGCCTTTTCTTTCATGGATTTACGGCAGTTCCCGAACAATTTGCCCTGATAGGTAGAGCGTTTTATCAAGCTGGATATCACGTTCTAATTCCCTTACTACCAGGACATGGTATTGCAGGTGAATGGAATGGAGATAACCCGCCACCACTACCAGAAGATCCCCAAATTTATCAAGAGTTTGGTCGTCATTGGTTAGAAATTGCTTGCTTTGGAGGCAAAGAAATTATTATTGGTGGCTTGTCCGGTGGGAGTACTTTAGCGGCATGGCTGGCTTTAGAATATCCCGATAAAATCACTAAAAATTTAATATTTGCTCCGTATTTAAGTGGAAGTAATAAAGTTGTCGATCTATTTGTCAGAATTTTCAATATCTATTTTGAATGGTGGCAAGACCCCCAAGTAGCTAGTTTTGGTTATGATGGTTTTGCCATGCCAGCTTTGCGAGTTTTTTTGGATATGGGAACTGAGATCTTAGAAAAAGCCCAAACACAAAAGGCTGCACCAATGTTAATTGTATCGAGTGAGAGCGATCGCGCTGTGGGAAATCGAGAACACGAAAAGTTATTTAACGCCGCAGTTCAGTTACAACCTAAATCTTGGTATGTCTGTTTTGATGATGTGTGGGATATTCCCCATAACATGATGACTCAAGCAGAAGGAAACGAACACGTCGATCTGTTGATTTCCCTTACCTTAGCGTATGTTCATAGCAATGCTACCTGGGGGGAAATGGTAACATTGTGCGATCGCCTTAAACAAGATGATTTTCCAACTGCGATCGCACAATTAAACTTGCATGGACGAGTTGCATCTGCAATGGCGACAATCGTGGAAATTATTAATACTTCTATCGAAAAACTGAAGGACTAGGCTACATTCCCGATCGAACTCAATTTAATAGTTTGACTTCAGCAAATTTCCAAAAACACTCAAGTATCGATCCATCCAACCGATTGCCTGGAAATAATTTTCAAACGCTTTTGGCGGGTTAGAAATGAGAGTATCTTGAACGATTAACTGCTGAAAATCAATTTCAACTTTACCTTGGCGCAAGTTACCTCGATCGTCATAAAACTCCACGCCAGCTGTTTGCATAATTGCAATTAGCTCTTGCGCCATAATGCCATAACCAATGGTTGTGGGATGAATGCCATCAAGGGAAAACAACCCACCTTGCTTGCGTCCCGTAGCATCAAAGATCGAAAAGCGAGAGTCTGGCTTTGGGTCTAATTTTTGCAACTGTGACGGTAACTGATATTCGCCACCAATTTCTTTCCACCAACTCGGTCTAGCTCTGGGAGATTCAATATAGCGCCTCTGTGCCAAGCGATCGAGTAGTCCAGCCAGATCCAACAAATACCAATCTCGACCTTCTGTTCTTGCTTGTCGCACGGCATCAACAATACAGTCATTATATTGGTCGATCGCACTGTCTATCGCTCTGACTTCTGATGCAGTTAAGTTTGGGTGTCGGTCTTGATTAAAACCTGCATCGCTAACCCAAGGCAATGTGTAGTATGGGAAATAGCGAGAATCTTTTCTAATCTTCGTATCCACTCCACGGGCAAAGGGGGCGATCGTTACGTGAGGAACTGTAGCCCAAATAACGTGACGGGCGCGAATTTGCTTAACTTCCGCCACAACTTTATCTAACTCAGCTTTAAAATGAATTGGTCGCCAGATCGTATAGCGATCGTTGATCTCCATATCATCGTAGCCATCATCGCTCCAAGCAATCTTAAAAGTGAGGAGACTACCGAGAGCATTATTGCTACCGATCGCCATAATCAGCGTCTCGATGCCATCACCATCGCCATTTTCTCTCCTTCCCTCAGCACCAAGAGCCTTTGCAGCTTGTAAAGGAGTTAATGCCTCACCTGTTTGACTCCGCACCGACGAGTTTAATACCCTCAGTGCCGCTCGTTCGTTATGGTAATCGACCAATTGACGAAAAACATTTTCTCTAGGAATCTTTCGACTGATTAATTCCTGGCAGCTTCTTGCATTACGAGATAGGATATTTCGTAAATCCCAACCATAAACTCCTAAATTGTGGTTAATCTCTTTTTGAGAGGGTAGTATAGCCCCTTCACCCCGTTCCCAGTAATCTTCTAATTTGTCTAAATAGTTGCGTAAAAACAATAGCGTCGGGATAAAATTCCAAATATCAATGCGATCGCCTACCTTTTGTTCTAGTTCTCGTACCAACCGTTCTAAATTTAACGGCAATCCATCACCTGGAGTATTGTAAGTAGGATAGCGGAACTCAGTCCAACCTATTTCCCGAGCGATTAAGGCTGGAAAAGAAATTTGAGTATTAAAAATTGCGCCACTTTGAAAGCCTTGAGTCAAAGAATCACCAATTGTTACTAGACGATGCTGAGGCGTACCTTCTCTATTGACTTGTACGCCAATACCAAGAGTGGGATCTGTCTGCGGTTTGCGTGCTTCAGCCCGAATGATGACATCTTCCGGTGTTTTCAAGTCACGCATATCATCTGTAATTGGTTTTGCCATGTCGTCTTTACCCAATCGTGGTAAAGATTATATCTGGCATTGGTCATTTGTGAGTGACTGGTGGCTGGTGGCTACTGGCTAGTCACGCTTTCAACAGCTTTTATCGCCACTGATAACTGTACGGGCGGGTTTTGAACGAAGATGATGGCTTGAGCCGTGAATCTGCTGGCTAAACCCGCCCCTACGACAACTGATAACTGATAACTGATAACTGTTAACTCTGTTGGCTGAGAACAGTATCGTGTTCTGTGCTTTGTCCGTTATTGACGTTTTCCCAAGTGGGCATCAAAATCGACAAGTGTAAGCCTTTGCGACTTTCCAGATTGAGATATCGCTGTTGCAGAGTTTGCCATTGTTGCCAAGCTTTGTAATTATGCTCTGCTAATAAATTAGCCAGAGTTGGCATGGTTTTTTCAATTTTTGTTTGCAAAGCATCTGCTAAAAACTCAGACAGTACGGCGCTGTCTTGAAATTGCCCTAAAACGCTCTGGATGGCTTTGAGATCTTCAAGGTAAGTTTCGTAGGAAGCTCCATAAAAGTTAGCAAAGACTTCCATTTGATAGCGAGCGCGTTTGGTTTCTTTACGCAAGCTGTGGAGAAGAGGGGCGTTATCGATTAGTTGTTGTTTTGCCTGTGCTGGTGTTTGTCCTGTTTGTACTACTACCTGTTCGTCTTGTAATTTGGTTCCTACTAACCAACTTGGGTGTAAAAGTAGCCTACCAACCTCAGATAGAAGTAAATCTGGTAGAGTCGCCTGAATTGGCATCTGCGCGATTGGTTGCAGTTGGGGCTGAGATAGCCATTTTTCTAAAGCCTGCTTCAGTTCTTGATAGCGATCGCCCGTCAAAGTTTCATGCACTTTCGCAAAAGCCTTCCGCCGCCGCTTATACAGGTAAACCAGTGCTGTATCCAATTGTTCTTGTTCGTCAGCAGGTAAAGCGGGTTTATATTTGTTTTCTAATGATTCTCGCAGTACGTCTAAATCTCGCAATTTGCCCAGAATACGGGCAATTTTACCAATTTTTTTTTCTTGGACTGGTTTCGGCAAGTCGATGGCTGGAGCAAAACCCGCGATCGCACTACGCAAGCGACGCATTCCTACGCGCATCTGATGCAATGCTTCTGGATCGCGATCTGCGATTACGTCAGCTTCGTGTTTGAGAAATTTTTCAAAGTGCTTTTTAATTGCCAGCACCGCGCGATCGCCTAAAGTATTCTTTCCGCTTAATGTAGACGATGTCATACTTTATACCCCGCTTTACCTACCTGACAGCACTATCTTGTTTTTGAGTTTCTCATACTATCACACAGCCGCGATCTCCTTTATTCCACCTCAGACAGAAACAATAGCAAAAAGCCGCAAGTTTTAAGTATTGTTAGTTAAAACTTGCGGCTTCTCCAGACACGCTTGAAATTTGTATTTGATAGCAATTTCCAGTTGAATGAGGTACACGGATCTGTAGGGGCACACAGCCGTGCGCCCCTACGAATGTATTAAACCCGCATGGGAAATGCTACGAATTTGAATTTGTATCGCGCAATGGCGATACACTAATCGCTAAATTTTGGTCGCTAGCTTTTCGATTAGGCAGCTAATTCTTGCAACTGTGCGCGATCCGTGTTGTACTCTACGGCACTTAGCGGTAATTGTTCTGCTTGTGGAGCTGGTACTTGTTCCAAAACCTTGACTTCAATATTGACGGACACTAGATATGTACCAGGTTCCGCACCAATAGCTTCAGCAATCAATTTTGCGATCTCTGGACGCTTGGCAGTAATTGGATCGCGCAGGATACACCGATCCCAGTCATGCTTAGCAGTGGGGTTAAGGCTGAGAATATAGTGCTTGGTCATAGAGCAATTTTGAGTTTATCTTGCGTCACATCGAGCTACCATCAAGCCATTTTTTACTTCTGCTGACTCGATAACAACTATCACTATTATAGTACAAGTGTACCAAATTAGCCAAGAGACCATACAATTCAAAATCGGTCAATTCACGATAAAACCCGCCTGTACCAGTGTAGGGGCGGGTTTTGAACCAAGATTTATTCTCCCCAGGCAGGAATCCTTTGCTAAACCCGCCCCTACAACTCCTACTCCCTGATCGCTGACAACTATTCAAACAACGATTATTGAGATAGTATATATATGCCCCAGGGGGGGATTTACATTGTGATATATTGAATAAGATTAAGATAAGTAACAAATTTTAATATTCAATTGATTAATTCTACTTTGCCTACCTACACCACTCCCACACCTACGATTCGCTCAGTCTCAACTGAAACGAGCGATACCATCGTCCAGCCGTCAAATTTAGAATCGTCAAACTTCGATCTAGTACAACCCATCTCAGCTCAAAAAGCCAAGCAGCAAACATGGTGGGCATTTGGAGCGGCTGTATTTTTGGTATCTGTACCAGTTTTTATCGAAGCGCCGCTGGTGCGATCGCTACCACTACTCAGTCTGGGAATAACCCTGATTTGGGTGTGGCTGAGTTTAGTATTGATGTCTCGTCCTTCTAGTCATTTATGGGGCGATATTCTCTTGGGATTTAGCTGGAGTTGGTTAGCTGGCTCGATTTATTGGGGATGGTTGCGCTGGGAACCACTGCTACATCTTCCAGTTGAGGCGATCGGG
This genomic stretch from Scytonema millei VB511283 harbors:
- the hemJ gene encoding protoporphyrinogen oxidase HemJ, which produces MAYFWFKAFHLVGIVVWFAGLFYLVRLFIYHVEADEQPEPARTILKNQYQLMEKRLYSIITTPGMLVTVAMAIGLLTTEPEVLKQGWLHVKLAFVVLLLGYHHYCKRLMRQLEKNECKWSSQQLRALNEAPTVMLVAIVLLAVFKNNLPTNATVWAIFGMIVAMAATIQLYAKKRRLDKERLIAQVPQE
- a CDS encoding carotenoid oxygenase family protein; translated protein: MQTTTRPSTKKAWAKAIAQPATEFSPTPLPVIAGEIPSNLRGTLYRNGPARLERDGMRMGHWFDGDGAILAVYFNSNSPLSKGGKGGSAIASYRYVQTAGYQEEATANRLLYGNYGMTAPGAFWNRWLKPIKNVANTSVLPLPDKLLALWEGGKPHALDLQTLETKGEDNLSGLSNGLPYSAHYKRDPHTGEIFNFGISPGINAKLNLYKSDRTGKILQKAAFALDGVPIVHDFVLAGQYLVFFVPPVRVNALPVLLGLSCYSDAIEWQPQLGTQFLIFDRETLTLVSRGETEPWYQWHFANGYVDPSGTIVVDLVRYEDFQTNQYLKEVATGQTHTPAPSSLSRVYLNPKLGKVTAIEQILDRDCEFPIGLPHLIGQAASPTFLSVHRPGVNIGAELFSAIAKFDSQTQSLTIADFGENCYPMEPIFAPDPQNPASGWIVTVVYDGNRDRSEVWIFNSDRLDAPPVCRLELPSVVPMGFHGAWRQA
- a CDS encoding phosphate/phosphite/phosphonate ABC transporter substrate-binding protein, which encodes MPYSPGRTIILWSLIGFASTTVIAGIVLSIWRWVQPCPVGEKRFWANCYRDLQAQPLKIGVSATSPIEDYRALATHLQEQLGVRVVVDRHTPFPEIRDRLDLKDWDIAFTGSPVLSIAAEDNNYTGMAVMYPDRPLYDRAALFVKADSKIKSIADIQPNTTIALGSSASALTFLIPIYALYGKTLKIGRGYHPREAINLVKTGKIDIGAGLYTAIKDDSALRFIYISQPIPGVGVYLSPQLLNFDRELIKIAMLNANSEIKSQAKYTAVQTPDYSELRKIIARAEEVASCLKSNQNYFNWQVPIQLFCHNFSKS
- a CDS encoding alpha/beta hydrolase, with amino-acid sequence MSESPNKLIAIAREVRATESKLSLIPETTGSQFLIQPNSAKVCLFFHGFTAVPEQFALIGRAFYQAGYHVLIPLLPGHGIAGEWNGDNPPPLPEDPQIYQEFGRHWLEIACFGGKEIIIGGLSGGSTLAAWLALEYPDKITKNLIFAPYLSGSNKVVDLFVRIFNIYFEWWQDPQVASFGYDGFAMPALRVFLDMGTEILEKAQTQKAAPMLIVSSESDRAVGNREHEKLFNAAVQLQPKSWYVCFDDVWDIPHNMMTQAEGNEHVDLLISLTLAYVHSNATWGEMVTLCDRLKQDDFPTAIAQLNLHGRVASAMATIVEIINTSIEKLKD
- a CDS encoding CHAD domain-containing protein; the protein is MTSSTLSGKNTLGDRAVLAIKKHFEKFLKHEADVIADRDPEALHQMRVGMRRLRSAIAGFAPAIDLPKPVQEKKIGKIARILGKLRDLDVLRESLENKYKPALPADEQEQLDTALVYLYKRRRKAFAKVHETLTGDRYQELKQALEKWLSQPQLQPIAQMPIQATLPDLLLSEVGRLLLHPSWLVGTKLQDEQVVVQTGQTPAQAKQQLIDNAPLLHSLRKETKRARYQMEVFANFYGASYETYLEDLKAIQSVLGQFQDSAVLSEFLADALQTKIEKTMPTLANLLAEHNYKAWQQWQTLQQRYLNLESRKGLHLSILMPTWENVNNGQSTEHDTVLSQQS
- a CDS encoding DUF3120 domain-containing protein — translated: MINSTLPTYTTPTPTIRSVSTETSDTIVQPSNLESSNFDLVQPISAQKAKQQTWWAFGAAVFLVSVPVFIEAPLVRSLPLLSLGITLIWVWLSLVLMSRPSSHLWGDILLGFSWSWLAGSIYWGWLRWEPLLHLPVEAIGLPFAIVCLRRNWGKVGNFFYLGSLLGTVVTDLYFYIADLIPYWRQVVQVEPTLVAPILRSALAQVYTPWGLSWAAVLVLVLLAGGVFSLRARQTHWWAFSGAVLSTILVDSLFWLAAALA